A genomic segment from Armatimonadota bacterium encodes:
- the prfA gene encoding peptide chain release factor 1: protein MLSRLEEVEKRFEQIEQALADPQVASDPKELQRLGKAHAELQPIVQAFREYKTTLKRIEEAESLLDDPEMHDLAQEELDALKELREQQEHQLKLMLLPKDPNDERNVLLEIRAGTGGEEAALFAAELARMYMRYAERRGWKYEILDVQETGIGGYKEVVILIEGKGAYSALKYESGVHRVQRVPVTESSGRIHTSAATVAVLPEAEEVEVEMNPEDLEIDTFRAGSAGGQHMQKNETAVRILHKPTGIVVTCQDERSQLQNREKAMRMLRTRLYDLQQQQLEAERTATRKSQVGTGDRSEKIRTYNFPQGRVTDHRIGLTIYNLQEILDGDIQPFVDALIAEDQARKLQEASLQEELVGTV from the coding sequence GTGTTATCCCGTTTGGAAGAGGTTGAAAAGCGTTTCGAACAGATAGAACAGGCTCTTGCCGACCCGCAGGTAGCTTCCGACCCGAAGGAGCTGCAACGGCTGGGCAAAGCACATGCGGAGCTGCAGCCCATTGTGCAGGCGTTCCGCGAATATAAAACTACTCTGAAGCGCATCGAAGAGGCGGAGTCCCTGCTGGATGACCCCGAGATGCACGACCTCGCACAGGAGGAGCTGGACGCACTGAAGGAGCTGCGTGAGCAGCAGGAACACCAGCTGAAGCTCATGCTCCTGCCCAAAGACCCCAATGATGAGCGCAACGTGTTGCTGGAGATCCGCGCAGGTACAGGGGGCGAAGAAGCGGCTCTCTTCGCGGCGGAGCTGGCGCGGATGTATATGCGCTATGCCGAGCGTCGCGGCTGGAAGTATGAGATTCTGGATGTCCAGGAAACAGGCATCGGTGGTTACAAGGAGGTTGTGATACTCATCGAGGGCAAAGGGGCGTACAGCGCGCTGAAGTACGAAAGCGGCGTGCATCGCGTGCAGCGAGTGCCCGTCACCGAAAGCAGCGGACGTATCCACACCTCCGCCGCCACCGTCGCCGTGCTGCCTGAAGCCGAAGAGGTGGAAGTGGAGATGAACCCTGAGGACCTGGAGATAGACACCTTCCGCGCGGGCAGTGCAGGCGGTCAGCACATGCAGAAGAACGAAACCGCCGTGCGCATCCTGCACAAGCCGACGGGTATCGTGGTCACCTGTCAGGACGAGCGATCGCAACTGCAGAACCGTGAAAAAGCCATGCGCATGTTGCGCACGCGCCTGTACGACCTGCAGCAACAACAACTGGAGGCGGAACGCACTGCCACGCGCAAATCGCAGGTGGGCACGGGCGACCGCAGCGAGAAAATCCGCACCTACAACTTCCCGCAGGGGCGCGTGACCGACCACCGTATCGGATTAACCATCTACAATCTGCAGGAGATTCTGGACGGCGATATCCAGCCCTTCGTGGACGCGCTGATTGCTGAGGATCAGGCCCGGAAGCTGCAAGAGGCCAGTTTGCAAGAAGAGCTGGTCGGGACGGTCTAG
- a CDS encoding pseudouridine synthase: MINRQQRLQKTLAQAGYGSRRACEQIILQGRVRVNGQVVTQLGAQVDPHTDIIEVDGKRVQLPEQHTYILLHKPAGVVTTRRDAHAARTVMDLLQGVTAAVFPVGRLDADTTGALLLTDDGELAYRLTHPRYGVPKTYLVEVRGEVGEEALRRLREGLPLEDGMTAPAQVQKVRYLAERKTTLLRLTIHEGRKRQVKRMCQAVGHPVVRLHRERFGVLTLRNLPVGAWRHLTEEEVAVLCRAVGLSA, encoded by the coding sequence ATGATTAATCGCCAGCAACGGTTGCAGAAAACCCTGGCGCAGGCAGGCTACGGCTCGCGCAGGGCGTGCGAGCAGATCATCTTGCAGGGGCGCGTGCGCGTGAACGGGCAGGTGGTCACCCAGCTGGGCGCGCAGGTTGATCCGCACACCGACATCATAGAGGTAGATGGCAAGCGGGTGCAGCTGCCAGAACAGCACACCTACATCTTGCTACACAAGCCAGCGGGCGTAGTCACCACCCGCCGCGACGCGCATGCTGCGCGCACAGTGATGGATTTGCTACAGGGCGTCACCGCTGCTGTGTTCCCTGTCGGTCGCCTGGACGCTGATACCACAGGCGCGCTGTTGCTGACCGATGACGGCGAGCTGGCGTATCGCCTCACCCATCCGCGCTACGGCGTGCCGAAAACCTATCTGGTGGAGGTGCGTGGTGAGGTCGGTGAAGAAGCCCTCCGTCGCTTGCGGGAAGGATTACCGCTGGAAGACGGTATGACCGCTCCTGCGCAGGTGCAGAAAGTGCGGTATCTTGCCGAGCGCAAAACCACCCTCCTCCGCCTGACCATCCACGAAGGACGCAAGCGACAGGTCAAACGGATGTGTCAGGCAGTCGGGCATCCCGTCGTGCGCCTGCACCGCGAGCGGTTCGGTGTGCTCACTTTGCGCAACTTGCCCGTCGGGGCATGGAGGCACCTCACCGAAGAGGAGGTTGCCGTCCTCTGTCGCGCTGTGGGGTTATCTGCTTAA
- a CDS encoding hypothetical protein (possible pseudo, frameshifted), whose translation MSVNTFPVDRVITYPPPIEKAVDAIEHLLSEEYALSRRAVALLLLQHDEEIEGLVRRREGEERFAAIAEHIRKAQEHYREPLHMVILAHRQRLAQSMAQEVVHYPPTTSSGIAEWIGRICMQPLTGIPILLLVLYYGLYQFVGVFGGGTLVDLLENRLFGNYINPFVTHWVRTLLPFVPIQELFIGEYGIFTLGVTYAVALILPIVGTFFLMFSILEDSGYFPRLAMLIDLLFKKIGLNGRAVIPMVLGFGCDTMATMVTRILETPRERLIATFLLALAIPCSAQLGVIMALLTSHPGALLIWAMTLLGVFLFIGWLTARVLPGTPATFYIEIPPMRLPILSNVLTKTYARMHWYFREVFPLFILASVVIWLGQITGLFDLALRALTPVVHLMDLPDEAASAFLFGFFRRDYGAAGLYHLQEHGVLNGRQLLVTAITLTLFLPCIAQFLMMKKERGLKTALAISAIIFPFAITVGTMMNLILQLLGVQL comes from the coding sequence TTGTCGGTGAATACCTTTCCAGTGGACAGAGTCATCACCTATCCACCGCCGATTGAAAAGGCGGTGGATGCTATAGAGCATCTGCTGAGCGAGGAGTACGCTCTGAGCCGACGAGCAGTGGCTTTATTGTTGCTACAGCACGACGAGGAGATAGAAGGTCTGGTGCGTCGGCGAGAGGGCGAAGAGCGTTTTGCTGCCATCGCTGAACACATTCGGAAGGCGCAGGAGCACTATCGCGAACCGCTCCACATGGTGATTCTCGCCCATCGACAGAGGCTTGCCCAATCGATGGCACAGGAAGTGGTGCATTATCCACCCACCACAAGCAGCGGGATCGCCGAGTGGATAGGCAGAATCTGTATGCAGCCTCTGACAGGCATTCCCATCTTGCTACTGGTGCTCTACTATGGGCTGTATCAGTTCGTGGGCGTTTTCGGCGGAGGCACGCTGGTAGACCTGCTGGAGAACAGACTGTTCGGCAACTACATCAATCCGTTCGTGACCCATTGGGTCCGAACGCTCCTCCCCTTCGTACCTATTCAGGAGCTGTTCATCGGGGAGTACGGCATCTTCACGCTGGGAGTGACCTATGCAGTGGCGCTCATCCTGCCGATTGTGGGCACGTTCTTCCTGATGTTCTCCATCCTGGAAGACAGCGGTTACTTCCCACGGCTGGCGATGCTGATTGACCTCCTGTTCAAGAAGATCGGTCTCAATGGACGAGCAGTGATCCCGATGGTGCTCGGCTTCGGCTGTGATACGATGGCGACGATGGTCACGCGCATTCTGGAAACGCCTCGTGAGCGGCTGATTGCTACCTTCTTGTTGGCGCTGGCTATTCCTTGCTCGGCGCAGCTGGGAGTGATTATGGCGCTGCTGACATCGCACCCGGGCGCGTTGCTGATATGGGCGATGACGCTGTTGGGTGTCTTCCTGTTTATTGGCTGGCTGACGGCGCGAGTGTTGCCAGGAACTCCTGCCACCTTCTATATCGAAATCCCGCCCATGCGCCTGCCAATACTGTCTAATGTGCTCACCAAAACCTACGCCCGCATGCACTGGTACTTCCGCGAGGTCTTTCCGCTCTTCATCCTTGCCAGCGTGGTGATATGGCTGGGGCAAATCACGGGGCTGTTCGACCTCGCCTTGCGTGCCCTCACGCCGGTGGTGCATCTCATGGACTTACCCGACGAGGCGGCGTCCGCTTTCCTGTTTGGTTTCTTCCGGCGTGACTACGGCGCGGCAGGATTGTATCACCTGCAGGAGCACGGTGTGCTGAACGGACGTCAGCTGTTGGTCACCGCCATAACGCTCACCCTGTTCCTACCCTGCATCGCGCAATTTCTGATGATGAAGAAGGAGCGGGGCTTGAAAACTGCTCTGGCGATTTCCGCCATCATCTTCCCCTTCGCCATCACAGTAGGAACGATGATGAACCTGATTCTGCAGTTACTGGGAGTGCAACTATGA
- a CDS encoding hypothetical protein (possible pseudo, frameshifted), with amino-acid sequence MSHTRPDKAQDQTARARVVLVGNPNVGKSVLFNRLTGRYVVVSNYPGTTVEVARGQTRIGGILCEVIDTPGMYSLSPITEEERVARALLLRERPDVVVHVVDAKNLNRMLSLSLQLLEAGLPVILLLNMMDEAERLHLHIDHHALAKRLGIPVIPASLISGRGVEELKNIVGEYLSSGQSHHLSTAD; translated from the coding sequence ATGAGCCACACACGTCCTGACAAAGCACAGGATCAAACGGCACGCGCCCGCGTGGTGCTGGTGGGAAACCCCAACGTGGGCAAGAGCGTGCTGTTTAATCGGCTGACAGGCAGATATGTGGTGGTATCCAATTACCCCGGCACAACGGTAGAAGTCGCTCGGGGACAAACGCGCATTGGCGGCATCCTCTGCGAGGTCATCGACACGCCGGGCATGTACTCCCTCTCCCCGATTACCGAAGAGGAGCGCGTGGCGCGGGCGTTGCTGCTTCGAGAACGTCCTGATGTGGTCGTACACGTGGTGGACGCCAAAAACCTGAACCGAATGTTATCGCTCTCCCTGCAACTGTTAGAAGCCGGTCTGCCGGTCATCCTGCTGTTGAACATGATGGACGAAGCGGAGCGACTGCATCTCCACATCGACCATCATGCCCTGGCAAAGCGGTTGGGCATCCCGGTCATTCCTGCTTCGCTGATTTCGGGGCGAGGCGTTGAGGAGTTGAAAAACATTGTCGGTGAATACCTTTCCAGTGGACAGAGTCATCACCTATCCACCGCCGATTGA
- a CDS encoding transcriptional regulator, with translation MRSRSDIPLRVPELCRPSAMREGQVNETVQEYIEGIYRLQQEVGRVATNEVAQYMGVSPASASIMLKRLAELGLVEHTPYRGILLTSEGESMAHQLLRIHRLTERLLTDIIGLPWNNVHDFACKLEHYIAPEIADKIATALGNPTTCPHGNPIDPTVEDGSWRLSDAEAGMNLLVIKITDERRDFLEYIEELQLVPGAQVEVVCRTPFDGLIQINVDGMQHTIGPEVARYVWVKETT, from the coding sequence ATGCGCAGTCGCTCCGACATTCCGCTGCGGGTGCCCGAGTTGTGCCGCCCCAGTGCCATGCGCGAGGGGCAGGTCAACGAAACCGTGCAAGAGTATATTGAAGGCATCTACCGCCTTCAGCAAGAGGTCGGGCGCGTCGCCACGAACGAAGTGGCTCAGTACATGGGCGTATCCCCCGCCTCCGCCAGTATCATGCTCAAGAGGCTCGCCGAACTGGGACTGGTAGAGCACACGCCTTATCGGGGTATCCTTCTCACTTCTGAAGGCGAAAGCATGGCTCACCAGCTGCTGCGTATCCATCGCTTGACCGAGCGGTTGCTGACCGACATCATCGGACTGCCCTGGAACAACGTGCACGATTTCGCCTGCAAGTTGGAGCACTACATCGCCCCGGAAATCGCCGATAAGATCGCTACAGCGCTGGGGAATCCTACCACCTGTCCGCACGGCAACCCCATAGACCCCACGGTTGAGGATGGCTCCTGGCGGCTCAGCGACGCCGAGGCAGGCATGAACCTGCTGGTGATAAAAATCACTGACGAGCGACGCGATTTTCTGGAATATATCGAAGAACTACAGCTGGTGCCGGGAGCACAGGTGGAGGTAGTTTGCCGAACACCGTTCGACGGCTTGATTCAGATTAACGTGGACGGCATGCAGCACACCATTGGACCGGAAGTGGCACGCTACGTATGGGTGAAGGAGACCACATGA
- the mnmE gene encoding tRNA modification GTPase MnmE, whose translation MLPSTDTISAIATPPGEGGIGIVRISGTRAFEIARKLFAPLPAEIQSHRIYVGTVIDPDTQEHVDRALLLTFCAPRSYTGEDVVEFSCHGGMVVLRRVLNLTLRHGARLAQPGEFTLRAFLNGQLDLAQAEAVADLVRARTEAAQRLAMRQHEGELSRAIHAIRDELVGVLALVEAYLDFSDDIGEMNYHPLSEQLHQMITRCQSLLATARYGRLTREGAMVVIAGRPNVGKSSLMNALLGEDRAIVTDIPGTTRDVIKESIQIHGIPVQLWDTAGLRETQDVVERFGVERTHRSLQDADLILFLLSAPEGFTEEDRQLLARVPLERTLLVWNKCDLLSEGAIAELTRQVPLPALAISARTGWNLQQLLETVGERLLGSDWQTPEGAIVTSERHQIALQGAIESLQQALHSVQTALPAELISVDLRGALDALGLITGETVTEDIVERIFSDFCIGK comes from the coding sequence ATGCTCCCTTCCACAGATACCATCTCTGCTATCGCAACCCCGCCCGGTGAAGGCGGCATCGGCATCGTGCGAATCAGCGGCACACGCGCATTCGAGATTGCGCGAAAGTTGTTCGCACCACTCCCTGCGGAGATTCAGAGCCACCGTATCTACGTCGGCACGGTGATAGACCCCGACACGCAGGAACACGTCGACCGCGCACTACTGCTCACCTTCTGCGCCCCACGCAGCTACACCGGCGAGGATGTGGTGGAGTTCAGCTGTCACGGGGGGATGGTGGTGCTGCGTCGGGTGCTGAATCTCACGCTGCGACACGGTGCGCGACTCGCTCAGCCGGGAGAATTTACCCTGCGCGCCTTCCTCAATGGGCAACTGGATCTGGCGCAGGCGGAAGCCGTCGCCGACCTCGTTCGTGCCCGAACCGAGGCTGCCCAGCGCCTGGCGATGCGTCAGCATGAGGGCGAACTGTCACGCGCTATCCATGCCATCCGCGACGAACTGGTGGGCGTGCTTGCACTGGTAGAGGCATATCTGGACTTCTCCGACGACATCGGGGAGATGAATTATCACCCTCTGAGCGAGCAGCTCCACCAGATGATTACTCGCTGCCAGAGCCTGCTTGCCACCGCTCGCTACGGGCGACTCACCCGCGAAGGAGCGATGGTGGTCATCGCCGGGCGACCCAACGTGGGTAAATCCAGCCTGATGAACGCACTGCTCGGCGAGGACCGAGCCATCGTCACCGACATCCCGGGCACGACGCGCGACGTGATTAAGGAGAGTATCCAGATACACGGCATCCCCGTGCAGCTGTGGGATACCGCCGGCTTGCGCGAGACCCAGGACGTGGTGGAGCGATTCGGAGTGGAAAGGACACATCGCTCCCTGCAGGACGCCGACCTGATCCTGTTCCTGCTCTCTGCACCGGAAGGCTTTACCGAAGAGGACAGACAGCTGCTCGCTCGCGTTCCTCTAGAGCGCACCCTGCTGGTGTGGAACAAGTGCGACCTGCTCTCCGAAGGGGCTATCGCAGAACTCACGCGGCAGGTCCCCTTGCCTGCCCTGGCAATCAGTGCCCGGACAGGCTGGAACCTCCAGCAACTGCTGGAAACGGTCGGGGAGAGACTGCTGGGCAGCGACTGGCAGACCCCTGAAGGAGCCATCGTGACCAGCGAACGCCATCAAATCGCTCTGCAGGGGGCGATAGAGAGCCTGCAGCAGGCGTTGCACAGCGTACAAACCGCCCTGCCCGCCGAGCTGATTTCGGTAGACCTGCGCGGCGCACTGGACGCCCTTGGGCTGATTACGGGTGAGACGGTGACAGAAGACATTGTGGAGCGCATCTTCAGCGATTTTTGTATCGGCAAGTGA